The DNA region ATCTGATACTCTTTCCCTATATCCTTACTATCCGCAGGTATTAAAAATAATAAGGTAGCGTTACGCTCTATATGGCGCAGGAAATAATGCCCCAGCCCTTTTCCTTCGGCCGCACCTTCAATAATCCCCGGTATATCTGCCATAACGAAACTTTGAAAGTCTCTATATTCTACAATTCCAAGATTGGGTTTCAGGGTCGTAAATTCGTAAGCCGCAATTTTTGGTTTAGCTGATGTTATCACTGACAACAATGTAGATTTACCGGCATTAGGAAAGCCTACAAGACCAACATCTGCTAAAACTTTAAGTTCCAGAATTACCTCTACCTCTTGCCCGGGAATACCAGGTTGCGCATATCTTGGCGTCTGGTTGGTACTGGTTTTGAAATGCCAATTACCTCTACCGCCCATTCCGCCTTCGGCTAAAATTCTCTCTTCATCGTGTTCGGTAATTTCGAACAGTACCTCAGAGGTTTCTGGGTCTTTAACTACAGTTCCTAAAGGCACATCCAAATAGACATCTTCACCATCTGCCCCGGTACTACGTGATTTACTACCATGCTCACCGTGACCGGACTTAAAATGTTTTTTGAACTTAAATGTAACTAACGTCCATAGGTTTTGATTCCCTCGTAAAATAACATGGCCTCCGCGACCACCATCACCTCCATCAGGACCACCTTTGGTAATGTACTTTTCTCTGTGTAAGTGCACAGATCCTTTTCCGCCTTTACCAGATTCGGCGTAAATCTTAACATAGTCTACAAAATTGCCCTCGGTCATTTCTTATACTTTCAAAAAATTATCATCAAACTAGTTTGCAAAAGTACGTAAATAAGAGAAGCTCAAGACAGAACGATTGATGTTTAAAAAGTTCCGAATGCAAAACCAAGTAAGGTTCTTAATCCTCAAGCTGAAAATCTATTGTAGAAACTACTCGAACCAATTTTATCTGAGGTGTATTTTGGTCTCGGTTAGAAATAGAAAACAAGCCTTGTCTCGCCACACGAATATCACCCACATTTGCTTTACTATCTCTTGCAAACTTCTCAGCAACTTCCCGTGCATTTTTGGTTGATTCCTCTACCATTTCAGGCTTTAGATCGTTCAATTTTGTAAAAATATATTCTATGGGCTGCCAGCTATTTTTAGAACCTAACAAAATACCATCTGAAATAAGTTCAGAAGATTCTGCCAGTGCTTTTTGTAATTTTTCTATATCACCGGTACGAACCGTAATTTCAATATTGGCCAAATATCGGTATTGGCTGTACTGAGAATTTGAGTTATAAATATTTGCCCGTGCATCCGTTACATTAATCACGCCACGAGTAAGCTCATCTTCAGCAAAACCCAATTCTTTAAAAAACTGAACAACTTTCTTGTTTTGTCCTTCAATATCTTGGCGTAGTGTAACCAAATCGTTTCCGGTAAGCGATATATTCATGGGCCATACAGCAAGGTCTGCGGCTACCTCGCGTTCAGAAAGCCCCTTAACCTGAACATAACGGTCAGATTCTTTTCCGAGTCGGTGCATGTTTCCTATAAAATAGCCTGCCACCATAATGGCAATAGCTATAATCAGTGTCTTCAACCAACTTAGCTTTTCCATCGTAACCTATTTATAGTTCTTCAATAACCTTACCAAGGCGGTGGGTTATCTCATCTATAGCACCTATACCGTTTACACTGTGAAACTTATTTTGGGTTTCATAATAGTCTTTTAACGGTGCAGTCTTCTCATTATACTCATCAAAACGATTCCGTATTTTAGATTCATCTTGATCATCGCTACGCCCACTTACTTTCCCTCGCTCTAACAAGCGTTGAATAAGAACCTCATCATTGGCCTCTAAGGCAATGGTGGCATCTATCTTCATGTCTTTAGAGGCTAAAAAAGTATCTAAAGCTTCGGCTTGCGCAGTTGTTCTTGGAAAACCATCAAAAATGAATCCGCTTGCTTCTGGATTTTTCTCTACTGCATCTTGCAACATTTTAATAGTTACTTCATCGGGCACCAAATCACCACGATCAATGTATGATTTTGCAAGTTTACCCAGCTCGGTATCATTTTTCATGTTGTAACGGAAAAGGTCTCCCGTAGAAATGTGTTTCAGGTTGTACTTCTCCTTTAAAAATTCCGCTTGGGTTCCTTTTCCGGCACCCGGTTTCCCGAACAGTACGAGATTGATCATATGTTTTTGGTTTAATTGGTAAACTTCCTTAAGGTTTCGGCCTAACTCATTATAGTCCAAACCGTAACCTACAATAAATTTATCGGGTATATCAATACCTATATAGTCAATGGTGTATTCACCATTATATATTTCTGATTTATAAAAAAGACTAGCTACTTT from Zobellia alginiliquefaciens includes:
- the obgE gene encoding GTPase ObgE, with product MTEGNFVDYVKIYAESGKGGKGSVHLHREKYITKGGPDGGDGGRGGHVILRGNQNLWTLVTFKFKKHFKSGHGEHGSKSRSTGADGEDVYLDVPLGTVVKDPETSEVLFEITEHDEERILAEGGMGGRGNWHFKTSTNQTPRYAQPGIPGQEVEVILELKVLADVGLVGFPNAGKSTLLSVITSAKPKIAAYEFTTLKPNLGIVEYRDFQSFVMADIPGIIEGAAEGKGLGHYFLRHIERNATLLFLIPADSKDIGKEYQILLDELRRYNPELLDKERLVAISKSDMLDQELIEEMSVELDKDLEKVPYMFISSVAQQGITELKDKLWGMLNS
- a CDS encoding SIMPL domain-containing protein, with product MEKLSWLKTLIIAIAIMVAGYFIGNMHRLGKESDRYVQVKGLSEREVAADLAVWPMNISLTGNDLVTLRQDIEGQNKKVVQFFKELGFAEDELTRGVINVTDARANIYNSNSQYSQYRYLANIEITVRTGDIEKLQKALAESSELISDGILLGSKNSWQPIEYIFTKLNDLKPEMVEESTKNAREVAEKFARDSKANVGDIRVARQGLFSISNRDQNTPQIKLVRVVSTIDFQLED
- a CDS encoding adenylate kinase, giving the protein MIKLHDKHFKPFLSEAQIKAAVKSVADQVAADYKDETPIFVGVLNGAFMFISDFLKEYQHPCEVSFVKLSSYQGLTSTGIVETLLDVSEDIEGRSVIILEDIIDTGRTLKKLVHLFSKANVKEFKVASLFYKSEIYNGEYTIDYIGIDIPDKFIVGYGLDYNELGRNLKEVYQLNQKHMINLVLFGKPGAGKGTQAEFLKEKYNLKHISTGDLFRYNMKNDTELGKLAKSYIDRGDLVPDEVTIKMLQDAVEKNPEASGFIFDGFPRTTAQAEALDTFLASKDMKIDATIALEANDEVLIQRLLERGKVSGRSDDQDESKIRNRFDEYNEKTAPLKDYYETQNKFHSVNGIGAIDEITHRLGKVIEEL